One window of Marinobacterium aestuarii genomic DNA carries:
- the xdhB gene encoding xanthine dehydrogenase molybdopterin binding subunit: MSNHNKISRTQDEMMALVRQDLHTGVGRKIPHESAAKHVSGEAVYIDDRLEFPNQLHIYARLSDRPHARILSIDTSPCYQMPGVRIAITSKDVPGQLDIGAVAPGDPLLADGKVEYVGQPVIAVAADSLENARRAAMAAVIEYEDLEAVLCVEDALKKKHFVLDSHQHKRGDSARALAAAPHRLQGKLHIGGQEHFYLETQISSVIPTEDDGMIVYTSSQNPTEVQKLVAEVLDVPMHKIVIDMRRMGGGFGGKETQAAGPACLCAVVARLTGQPTKMRLPRVDDMLMTGKRHPFYVEYDVGYDDKGRLHGIDLVLAGNCGYSPDLSGSIVDRAMFHSDNAYYLGDATVTGHRCKTNTASNTAYRGFGGPQGMVAIEYIMDDIARTLGKDPLEVRKHNYYGKTERNITHYYQTVEDNMLDEMTAELEASSEYQQRREAITAFNAGSTILKKGIALTPVKFGISFTATFLNQAGALVHVYTDGSIHLNHGGTEMGQGLNTKVAQIVAEEFQVEVERIQITATNTDKVPNTSPTAASSGTDLNGKAAQNAARTIRGRLVSFAAAHFKVSEEDIEFRNSHVRIRDKVMPFDELIQLAYFNQISLSSTGFYRTPKIYYDRDKAAGRPFYYYAYGAACSEVLLDTLTGEYRMLRTDILHDVGASLNPAIDIGQVEGGFVQGMGWLTMEELNWNPQGKLTTNSPASYKIPAVADMPIDLRVRLVENRKNPEDTVFHSKAVGEPPFMLGISVWCALKDAIASVGDYRFSPHVDAPATPERVLWGVEQMKAAMAEAPVVENI, encoded by the coding sequence CGCTGGTGCGCCAGGACCTGCACACCGGCGTCGGCCGCAAGATCCCCCATGAAAGCGCAGCCAAGCATGTCAGCGGCGAAGCGGTCTATATCGATGACCGGCTGGAGTTCCCCAACCAGCTGCACATCTACGCCCGCCTCAGTGACAGGCCCCATGCGCGCATCCTCAGCATCGATACCAGCCCCTGCTACCAGATGCCGGGCGTACGCATCGCCATTACCAGCAAGGACGTACCGGGTCAGCTCGACATAGGTGCCGTGGCGCCGGGTGATCCGCTGCTGGCCGATGGCAAGGTGGAATATGTCGGCCAACCGGTGATCGCCGTTGCCGCCGACAGCCTGGAGAATGCCCGTCGCGCCGCCATGGCCGCAGTCATCGAATACGAAGACCTTGAAGCCGTGCTCTGCGTGGAAGATGCGCTGAAGAAGAAACACTTTGTGCTCGACAGCCACCAGCACAAGCGCGGCGACTCCGCCCGTGCCCTGGCTGCGGCACCCCACCGTCTGCAGGGCAAGCTGCATATCGGTGGTCAGGAACATTTCTACCTCGAAACCCAGATCTCGTCGGTCATTCCCACCGAAGACGACGGCATGATCGTCTACACCTCCAGCCAGAACCCCACCGAAGTGCAGAAACTGGTGGCCGAGGTGCTTGACGTACCCATGCACAAAATCGTCATCGACATGCGACGCATGGGCGGTGGTTTTGGCGGCAAGGAAACCCAGGCCGCAGGCCCTGCCTGCCTCTGCGCCGTGGTCGCTCGCCTCACCGGCCAGCCCACCAAAATGCGTCTGCCCCGGGTCGACGACATGCTGATGACCGGCAAGCGCCATCCATTCTATGTCGAGTACGATGTCGGTTATGACGACAAGGGGCGACTGCACGGCATCGACCTGGTACTGGCGGGTAACTGCGGTTATTCACCGGACCTGTCGGGCTCCATCGTCGACCGCGCCATGTTCCATTCCGACAACGCCTATTACCTGGGCGATGCCACGGTCACCGGGCACCGCTGCAAGACCAACACCGCCTCCAATACCGCCTATCGCGGTTTCGGCGGCCCCCAGGGCATGGTCGCCATCGAATACATCATGGATGACATCGCCCGCACCCTGGGCAAGGATCCGCTGGAGGTGCGCAAGCACAACTACTACGGCAAGACCGAGCGCAACATCACGCACTACTACCAGACCGTCGAGGACAACATGCTCGACGAGATGACCGCCGAGCTCGAGGCCAGCAGTGAATACCAGCAGCGTCGTGAAGCCATTACCGCTTTCAACGCTGGCAGCACAATCCTGAAAAAGGGCATTGCCCTGACACCGGTGAAGTTTGGCATTTCCTTTACCGCCACCTTCCTTAATCAGGCAGGCGCTCTGGTGCATGTCTATACCGATGGCAGCATCCACCTCAACCACGGCGGTACCGAGATGGGCCAGGGCCTGAACACCAAGGTTGCGCAGATCGTGGCCGAGGAATTCCAGGTCGAAGTCGAGCGCATCCAGATCACCGCGACCAACACCGACAAGGTGCCCAACACCTCGCCGACGGCGGCCTCCAGCGGTACGGACCTCAACGGCAAGGCGGCGCAAAATGCCGCCCGCACCATCCGTGGCCGACTCGTCAGCTTCGCAGCCGCGCACTTCAAGGTATCCGAGGAGGATATCGAGTTCCGCAACAGCCACGTGCGCATCCGCGACAAGGTGATGCCGTTCGACGAGCTGATCCAGCTGGCCTATTTCAACCAGATCTCGCTCTCCAGTACCGGCTTTTACCGTACACCCAAGATCTACTACGACCGTGACAAGGCCGCCGGCCGGCCCTTCTACTACTACGCCTATGGCGCGGCCTGCTCCGAGGTGCTGCTCGACACCCTGACCGGCGAATACCGCATGCTGCGCACCGACATCCTGCACGACGTGGGCGCCTCCCTGAACCCGGCCATCGATATCGGCCAGGTCGAGGGCGGCTTCGTACAGGGCATGGGCTGGCTCACCATGGAAGAGCTCAACTGGAACCCCCAGGGCAAGCTGACCACCAACAGCCCCGCCAGCTACAAGATCCCGGCCGTGGCCGATATGCCCATCGACCTGCGTGTGCGCCTGGTGGAAAACCGCAAGAACCCCGAAGACACGGTGTTCCACTCCAAGGCCGTGGGCGAGCCGCCCTTCATGCTCGGCATCTCGGTCTGGTGTGCGCTCAAGGATGCCATCGCCAGCGTCGGGGATTACCGCTTCAGCCCGCACGTTGATGCACCGGCCACCCCCGAACGGGTGCTCTGGGGCGTCGAGCAGATGAAAGCCGCCATGGCCGAAGCGCCGGTGGTGGAAAACATTTAA
- the xdhC gene encoding xanthine dehydrogenase accessory protein XdhC gives MNRVDWISALNKLRDRGESCVLVTILDERGSTPRNNGTKMVVTAQKSYETIGGGHLEHKAMQIARRMLSDGDTEVRLEKFSLGASLGQCCGGATSLLFEPVLQSGVQIALFGAGHVARALVNLLATLPCRVRWIDSRDNEFPAQIPDNVEKVVSEFPTDEVDDLPAHSYCIVLTHNHQLDLELSERILKRGDFDYFGLIGSRTKRKRFEHRLRAKGMDDALLARMICPMGTPEVKGKLPAEIAIAIAGEVIAHYNADFGAQKKHAKAPQALSICRPA, from the coding sequence ATGAACCGGGTTGACTGGATCAGCGCACTGAACAAGCTGCGGGACAGGGGCGAGTCCTGCGTGCTGGTCACCATTCTGGACGAGCGCGGCTCCACGCCGCGTAACAACGGTACCAAGATGGTGGTTACGGCACAGAAAAGCTACGAGACCATCGGTGGCGGTCACCTGGAACACAAGGCCATGCAGATCGCCCGCCGGATGCTCAGCGATGGCGATACCGAAGTACGGCTGGAGAAATTCTCCCTGGGCGCCAGCCTCGGCCAGTGCTGCGGCGGCGCCACCTCGCTGCTGTTCGAGCCGGTACTGCAATCCGGCGTACAGATCGCACTGTTCGGCGCGGGCCATGTCGCCCGCGCCCTGGTAAACCTGCTGGCGACGCTGCCCTGCCGGGTGCGCTGGATAGACTCGCGCGACAACGAGTTCCCGGCGCAGATTCCGGATAACGTCGAGAAAGTCGTCAGCGAGTTTCCCACCGACGAGGTGGACGACCTGCCCGCCCACAGCTACTGCATCGTGCTGACCCACAACCACCAGCTGGATCTGGAACTGAGCGAGCGCATCCTCAAGCGCGGTGACTTCGACTATTTCGGCCTGATAGGCTCGCGCACCAAGCGCAAGCGCTTCGAGCACCGGCTGCGTGCCAAGGGCATGGACGATGCCCTGCTGGCCCGCATGATCTGCCCCATGGGCACGCCGGAGGTCAAGGGCAAGCTGCCGGCCGAGATCGCCATCGCCATCGCCGGCGAAGTGATCGCCCATTACAACGCCGACTTCGGGGCCCAGAAAAAACACGCCAAAGCGCCCCAGGCCCTGAGCATTTGCCGGCCCGCCTGA
- the guaD gene encoding guanine deaminase: MTSARTAYRASILHSIADPAEVGIEASYEYFDDGLLIVSDGRIEALGEAESLLAELPAGTEVIEHDNGLLMPGFIDTHIHYPQTGMIAAYGEQLLDWLNNYTFPAEREFENPEHAAEVADVFIRELLRNGTTSALVFGTVHKASVDAFFSAAEQRNLRMIGGKVLMDRNAPDYLTDTAESGYQDSRELIERWHGKGRLHYAVTPRFAPTSTDEQLASAGQLLREYDGLYMHTHLSENRDEVEWVKSLFPQCSGYLDVYDHFNLLSERSVFAHGIHLCDDECRRLSETGSAIAFCPTSNLFLGSGLFNLPKMEQHGVNVGLGTDVGAGTSFSILQTLNEAYKVMQLQGAKLSPFKSLYLATLGGARALRLEDRIGSFAPGNEADFVLLDYHCTPLMQYRMQQARTLDERLFVLMTLGDDRAVRATFAAGQCVHQRD, translated from the coding sequence ATGACATCAGCACGCACGGCATACCGCGCCTCCATTCTCCACAGCATCGCCGATCCGGCGGAGGTGGGTATCGAGGCGTCCTACGAATACTTTGACGACGGCCTGCTGATCGTCAGCGATGGCCGCATAGAAGCCCTGGGCGAGGCCGAATCCCTGCTGGCCGAGCTGCCGGCGGGCACCGAGGTGATCGAACATGACAACGGCCTGCTGATGCCGGGCTTTATCGATACCCATATTCACTACCCGCAAACCGGCATGATCGCGGCCTACGGCGAGCAGCTGCTGGACTGGCTCAACAACTACACCTTCCCGGCCGAGCGCGAGTTTGAAAACCCGGAACACGCCGCCGAAGTCGCCGACGTCTTCATCCGCGAACTGCTGCGCAACGGCACCACCAGCGCCCTGGTGTTCGGCACCGTGCACAAGGCCTCGGTCGATGCCTTCTTCAGCGCCGCCGAACAGCGCAACCTGCGCATGATCGGCGGCAAGGTACTGATGGATCGCAATGCACCGGACTACCTGACCGATACCGCCGAATCCGGCTACCAGGACAGCCGTGAACTGATCGAGCGCTGGCACGGCAAGGGCCGGTTGCATTACGCCGTCACGCCGCGCTTTGCACCGACCAGCACCGACGAACAGCTGGCCAGCGCCGGGCAGCTGCTGCGCGAATACGACGGCCTCTATATGCACACCCACCTGTCGGAAAACCGCGACGAGGTGGAGTGGGTCAAATCCCTGTTCCCGCAGTGCAGCGGCTACCTGGATGTCTACGACCACTTCAACCTGCTGAGCGAGCGTTCGGTCTTCGCCCACGGCATTCACCTGTGCGACGACGAGTGCCGGCGCCTGTCCGAAACCGGCTCCGCCATCGCTTTTTGCCCAACCTCCAACCTGTTCCTGGGCAGCGGGCTGTTCAACCTGCCGAAGATGGAGCAGCACGGCGTTAACGTCGGCCTTGGTACCGATGTCGGTGCCGGCACCAGCTTCTCGATCCTGCAAACCCTGAATGAAGCCTACAAGGTCATGCAGCTGCAGGGCGCCAAGCTGAGCCCGTTCAAGTCGCTGTACCTGGCCACCCTCGGCGGTGCCCGGGCGCTGCGCCTGGAAGACCGCATCGGCAGCTTCGCGCCGGGCAACGAAGCCGATTTCGTGCTGCTCGACTACCACTGCACACCGCTGATGCAGTACCGCATGCAGCAGGCCCGCACCCTGGACGAGCGCCTCTTCGTACTGATGACCCTGGGTGACGACCGCGCCGTGCGTGCGACCTTCGCCGCCGGCCAGTGCGTACACCAGCGCGACTAA
- a CDS encoding GntR family transcriptional regulator, whose product MNDRLQQIIGQSGNPREARTGTQDDVVYAHIFDAILEQRLAPGTKLSEEALGEIFGVSRTIIRRALSRLAHEQVVLLRPNRGAVVAEPSLEEARQISFARRIVERAITELAVEHATGEQIANMKRLVKEEQACFDKGDRGSGIRLSGEFHLQLALMANNAPLLNFQRSLVSQTSLIIARYETGNRSHCSYDEHNQLIKAIEQRDKTRAVELMMHHLDHIDHKLNLQDDGASGDLHAVFSHLIKDRSKGAK is encoded by the coding sequence ATGAACGATCGATTGCAGCAGATCATCGGCCAGAGCGGCAATCCGCGCGAGGCGCGTACCGGCACCCAGGACGATGTGGTCTATGCGCATATCTTTGATGCCATCCTGGAGCAGCGCCTGGCACCGGGCACCAAGCTGAGTGAAGAAGCCCTGGGCGAGATCTTTGGCGTCAGTCGCACCATTATTCGCCGCGCACTGTCGCGCCTGGCCCATGAGCAGGTCGTTCTGCTGCGGCCCAACCGTGGTGCGGTGGTGGCCGAGCCGAGCCTGGAAGAGGCGCGGCAGATTTCCTTTGCAAGGCGCATTGTTGAGCGCGCCATCACGGAACTGGCGGTTGAGCATGCCACCGGCGAGCAGATTGCCAACATGAAGCGGCTGGTAAAGGAAGAACAGGCCTGTTTCGACAAGGGGGATCGGGGTTCCGGCATCCGCCTGTCGGGCGAGTTCCACCTGCAGCTGGCGCTGATGGCCAACAATGCCCCCCTGCTGAACTTCCAGCGCAGCCTGGTTTCCCAGACGTCCCTGATTATTGCCCGTTACGAAACCGGCAACCGTTCGCACTGTTCCTACGATGAGCACAACCAGCTGATCAAGGCGATTGAACAGCGCGACAAGACCCGCGCGGTCGAGCTGATGATGCACCACCTGGATCATATTGATCACAAGCTGAACCTGCAGGATGACGGCGCGTCCGGTGACCTGCATGCGGTGTTCTCGCACCTGATCAAGGATCGCAGCAAGGGCGCCAAATAA
- a CDS encoding NCS2 family permease, with the protein MNEPQATGFLDRFFKLSEHKTNVRTELIAGMTTFVTMAYIIFVNPNIMSDAGIDHGAAFVATCIGAALACFLMGLYANWPVGLAPGMGLNAFFTYTVVGDMGYNWEIALGAVFLSGILFVILSFWHIREWLLNSIPSSLRFAMGAGVGLFLGIIGLKTAGIVVDSPATLITMGSFTEPSVLLAALCFLMIAVLSHRRVFGAVLISILAVTLIGWGLGLVEYRGLVSMPPSLAPTFLAMDIAGAFDVAMISVILAFLFVNMFDTAGTLMAVAHRANLIREDGYIENMSKALKADSSSSVIGSLVGCPPVTSYVESASGIAAGGRTGLTAVTVGVLFAAAVFLAPLAGMIPAYATAGALIYVAMLMMGGLSQIEWEDQTDMIPAIVTVVMMPLTFSIANGIALGFVTYTIMKVCTGQQSKISAAMYVLCAIFVAKFIFL; encoded by the coding sequence ATGAATGAGCCCCAGGCCACTGGTTTTCTCGATCGCTTTTTCAAACTGAGCGAACACAAAACCAACGTCCGCACCGAACTGATCGCAGGCATGACAACCTTTGTCACCATGGCCTACATCATTTTCGTGAACCCCAATATCATGTCCGACGCCGGCATCGACCATGGCGCTGCCTTTGTGGCGACCTGCATAGGCGCTGCCCTGGCCTGCTTCCTGATGGGACTCTATGCCAACTGGCCGGTCGGGCTGGCGCCCGGCATGGGTCTTAACGCCTTCTTTACCTACACGGTAGTCGGCGACATGGGCTACAACTGGGAGATCGCCCTGGGAGCCGTGTTCCTGTCCGGTATCCTGTTCGTCATCCTCAGCTTCTGGCATATCCGCGAATGGCTGCTCAACAGCATCCCGTCCAGTCTGCGCTTTGCCATGGGCGCCGGGGTCGGCCTGTTCCTGGGTATCATCGGCTTGAAAACCGCCGGTATCGTCGTCGACAGCCCGGCCACCCTAATCACCATGGGTTCCTTTACCGAGCCTTCGGTACTGCTGGCCGCGCTCTGCTTTCTGATGATTGCCGTGCTGTCGCATCGCCGTGTATTCGGCGCCGTGCTGATCAGCATCCTGGCCGTGACCCTCATCGGCTGGGGCCTGGGACTGGTGGAATATCGCGGCCTGGTTTCCATGCCGCCGAGCCTTGCCCCCACCTTCCTGGCCATGGATATCGCCGGAGCCTTTGATGTCGCCATGATCAGCGTGATCCTGGCCTTCCTGTTCGTCAACATGTTCGATACTGCCGGCACCCTGATGGCCGTGGCGCACCGCGCCAACCTGATTCGCGAAGATGGTTATATCGAAAACATGAGCAAGGCCCTCAAGGCCGACAGCAGCTCCAGCGTTATCGGCTCTCTGGTGGGCTGCCCGCCGGTGACCAGCTACGTTGAAAGCGCATCCGGCATCGCCGCCGGCGGTCGTACAGGGCTCACCGCCGTTACCGTGGGTGTACTCTTTGCTGCCGCTGTTTTCCTGGCCCCCCTGGCCGGCATGATCCCGGCCTATGCAACCGCAGGCGCCCTGATCTACGTAGCCATGCTGATGATGGGCGGCCTGAGCCAGATCGAATGGGAAGACCAGACCGACATGATCCCGGCCATCGTGACCGTGGTGATGATGCCGCTGACTTTCTCCATCGCCAACGGCATCGCCCTGGGCTTTGTGACCTATACCATCATGAAGGTATGCACCGGTCAGCAGAGCAAAATCTCCGCCGCGATGTACGTGCTCTGTGCCATTTTCGTCGCCAAGTTCATCTTCCTGTAA
- a CDS encoding LysE family translocator yields the protein MLLETWLLYTTAIFVVILIPGPLSLLMVSNSLNYGILRTTPAFLGGVSASVLLLTASALGLGALLMASEQLFSVLKLAGALYLFYLAWRSWREAGHLNACTLAENQRIPGFRAMFWQAFGLGASNPKDILFFAAFLPQFINADSSLLSQLLIMIATWACADLICKLGYGLCARGAARFMTTASSRAWFSRFTAGIFASAGTAALLSR from the coding sequence ATGCTGCTGGAAACCTGGCTGCTCTATACCACCGCGATATTCGTGGTGATTCTGATCCCCGGCCCCCTGTCACTGCTGATGGTCAGCAACAGCCTGAACTACGGCATACTGCGCACCACTCCGGCTTTTCTCGGGGGTGTCAGTGCCTCGGTGCTGCTACTGACTGCCTCCGCTCTGGGCCTGGGTGCACTGCTGATGGCATCGGAGCAGCTGTTCAGCGTCCTGAAACTGGCCGGCGCCCTGTACCTGTTCTATCTGGCCTGGCGCAGCTGGCGCGAAGCCGGCCATCTGAATGCCTGCACCCTGGCCGAAAATCAGCGCATCCCGGGCTTCAGGGCCATGTTCTGGCAAGCCTTTGGCCTGGGCGCCAGCAATCCCAAGGACATCCTGTTCTTCGCCGCCTTCCTGCCCCAGTTCATCAACGCCGACAGCTCCCTGCTGTCGCAGCTGCTGATCATGATTGCCACCTGGGCCTGTGCCGACCTGATCTGCAAGCTGGGCTACGGCCTCTGCGCCCGCGGCGCGGCACGCTTTATGACAACAGCATCGAGCCGCGCCTGGTTCAGTCGTTTTACGGCCGGTATCTTCGCCAGCGCCGGTACCGCGGCGCTGCTGAGCCGGTGA
- the uraH gene encoding hydroxyisourate hydrolase: protein MGYLTTHVLDAAHGRPGNEIRIDLYRIKGQERELVLTTVTNDDGRCDSPVLEGDAFVAGVYELLFHAGDYYRALGVEMPEPAFLDQVVLRFGISAEDDHYHVPLLISPYSYSTYRGS, encoded by the coding sequence ATGGGATACCTGACTACACACGTACTGGATGCCGCCCACGGCCGCCCAGGTAATGAAATCCGCATTGATCTCTACCGCATCAAGGGCCAGGAGCGTGAGCTGGTTCTGACGACGGTAACCAACGATGACGGCCGCTGCGACAGTCCGGTACTGGAAGGTGATGCCTTTGTTGCCGGTGTGTACGAGCTGCTGTTCCACGCCGGTGACTACTATCGCGCCCTGGGTGTGGAAATGCCCGAACCTGCTTTCCTTGATCAGGTTGTGCTGCGTTTTGGCATCTCGGCCGAAGACGATCATTACCATGTACCGCTGCTGATCTCGCCCTACAGCTATTCGACCTACCGCGGCAGCTGA
- the puuE gene encoding allantoinase PuuE has translation MSNDYPRDLIGYGANPPHPRWPGDARIAISFVLNYEEGGERCILHGDKESEAFLSEMVSAQPLQGERNMSMESLYEYGSRVGVWRLLRLFKKHDIPLTIFAVAMAAERHPEVIQAMHAAGHEICSHGYRWIDYQYMDESEERDHMQRAIDILTKITGERPLGWYTGRTGPNTRNLVMQEGGFLYDSDTYDDDLPYWTDNNGKGHLVIPYTLDTNDMRFSQAQGFNCGDQFYQYLKDAFDVLYEEGAEAPKMLSIGMHCRLLGRPARMAALEKFIKYANSHDKVWFSRRVDIARHWHETHPYQAGESK, from the coding sequence GTGAGCAATGATTACCCACGCGACCTGATTGGCTACGGCGCCAATCCCCCGCACCCCCGCTGGCCGGGCGACGCGCGTATCGCAATCTCTTTCGTCCTCAACTATGAAGAGGGCGGCGAACGCTGCATCCTGCACGGAGACAAGGAGTCCGAAGCCTTCCTGTCGGAAATGGTGTCAGCTCAGCCGCTGCAGGGCGAGCGCAACATGAGCATGGAATCGCTGTACGAGTACGGCAGCCGTGTGGGTGTCTGGCGTCTGCTGCGCCTGTTCAAGAAGCACGATATACCGCTGACGATCTTTGCCGTCGCCATGGCCGCCGAGCGCCACCCCGAAGTCATTCAGGCCATGCATGCCGCCGGCCACGAAATCTGCAGCCACGGCTATCGCTGGATCGACTATCAGTACATGGATGAGTCCGAAGAGCGCGACCACATGCAGCGCGCCATCGATATCCTGACCAAAATCACCGGCGAACGCCCGCTGGGCTGGTACACCGGCCGCACCGGCCCGAACACCCGCAATCTGGTCATGCAGGAAGGCGGCTTCCTGTACGATTCCGACACCTATGACGACGACCTGCCGTACTGGACCGACAATAACGGCAAGGGACACCTGGTTATCCCCTACACTCTGGATACCAATGACATGCGTTTCTCCCAGGCACAGGGTTTCAACTGCGGCGATCAGTTCTACCAGTACCTGAAAGACGCCTTCGATGTGCTCTACGAAGAAGGCGCCGAGGCACCGAAGATGCTGTCCATCGGCATGCACTGCCGCCTGCTCGGTCGCCCGGCGCGCATGGCCGCACTGGAGAAGTTTATCAAGTACGCCAACAGCCACGACAAGGTCTGGTTCAGCCGCCGCGTCGATATCGCACGCCACTGGCATGAAACCCACCCGTACCAGGCCGGGGAGTCCAAATGA
- the uraD gene encoding 2-oxo-4-hydroxy-4-carboxy-5-ureidoimidazoline decarboxylase has translation MSPFKTCTPSMLSRAAFIQLLGDIYEHSAWVAEQTFDQAQAEHRTAELDSIESLHALMSAQLMQASHEAQLALINAHPDLAGKAAVRGELTAASTSEQAGAGISECNAQEFARFTELNAAYKDKFKFPFIMAVKGSNRHQILAAFEERIHNSPEQEFARALAEINNIALFRLQTL, from the coding sequence ATGAGCCCGTTCAAGACCTGCACCCCCAGCATGCTGAGTCGCGCAGCTTTCATCCAGCTGCTGGGTGATATCTATGAGCACTCCGCCTGGGTCGCTGAACAGACCTTCGATCAGGCACAGGCCGAGCACCGGACGGCGGAGCTCGACAGCATTGAGTCGCTGCATGCACTGATGTCCGCGCAGCTGATGCAGGCCTCCCACGAAGCCCAGCTGGCCCTGATCAATGCCCACCCGGATCTTGCCGGCAAGGCCGCCGTGCGCGGCGAGCTGACCGCCGCCTCTACCTCGGAGCAGGCCGGCGCCGGTATCAGCGAGTGCAATGCGCAAGAGTTTGCCCGCTTCACCGAGCTCAACGCGGCCTATAAAGACAAATTCAAGTTCCCCTTCATCATGGCGGTGAAAGGCAGTAATCGGCACCAGATACTGGCGGCGTTCGAAGAACGCATCCATAACAGCCCCGAACAGGAGTTCGCGCGGGCACTGGCCGAAATCAACAATATTGCGCTGTTCCGGCTGCAGACTCTTTAA
- the alc gene encoding allantoicase produces the protein MSTENFDKYINLADARLGTKAISVTDDWFADVNRLFQPDAAVWKEGVFDDNGKWMDGWESRRKRFEGYDSAVIRLGVPGTIKGFDIDTSFFTGNFPPSASIDACFCAEGEPNEDSHWEEILTSVELQGNSHHLHAIADDRAWTHLRLNIYPDGGVARLRVYGVPYRDWSAHNSSEQVDLASALNGGRALACSDEHFGRMSNILNPGRGINMGDGWETARRRTPGNDWVIVALGHPGEIEQIVVDTLHFKGNYPDSCSIQAAYVEGGTDSQIEARSLYWRELLPSQKLEMHQEHSFAAQIKDLGPVTHVRLNIFPDGGVSRLRLLGRIAKKA, from the coding sequence ATGAGCACAGAGAATTTCGACAAGTACATCAACCTGGCCGACGCGCGCCTGGGCACCAAGGCCATTTCCGTGACTGACGACTGGTTTGCCGACGTCAATCGCCTGTTCCAGCCGGATGCTGCGGTATGGAAGGAAGGTGTATTTGACGACAACGGCAAATGGATGGACGGCTGGGAATCGCGCCGCAAGCGCTTTGAAGGTTACGATTCTGCCGTGATCCGTCTGGGCGTACCCGGCACCATCAAGGGTTTCGATATCGACACCAGCTTTTTTACCGGCAACTTCCCGCCGTCGGCCTCCATCGATGCCTGCTTCTGCGCCGAAGGCGAACCCAATGAAGACAGCCACTGGGAAGAGATCCTCACTTCGGTTGAACTGCAGGGTAACAGCCATCACCTGCACGCCATTGCCGATGACCGCGCCTGGACGCACCTGCGCCTTAACATCTACCCCGATGGCGGCGTGGCCCGCCTGCGCGTTTACGGCGTGCCCTACCGCGACTGGAGTGCACATAACAGCAGCGAGCAGGTCGACCTGGCCTCGGCCCTGAATGGCGGCCGTGCCCTGGCCTGCAGCGACGAGCACTTCGGTCGCATGAGCAACATCCTGAACCCGGGCCGCGGTATCAACATGGGTGATGGCTGGGAAACCGCCCGTCGCCGCACACCGGGCAATGACTGGGTTATCGTCGCCCTGGGGCACCCCGGTGAAATCGAGCAGATCGTGGTCGATACCCTCCACTTCAAGGGTAACTACCCGGACAGCTGCTCCATCCAGGCAGCCTATGTCGAAGGCGGCACCGACTCCCAGATCGAGGCTCGCAGCCTGTACTGGCGCGAACTGCTGCCCTCCCAGAAACTGGAAATGCACCAGGAACACAGCTTCGCCGCCCAGATCAAGGATCTTGGCCCGGTGACCCACGTGCGCCTGAACATCTTCCCCGATGGTGGTGTAAGCCGGCTGCGCCTGCTCGGCCGCATCGCCAAGAAAGCCTGA
- a CDS encoding ureidoglycolate lyase, whose translation MLKLKIETLSKEAFAPFGDLIASEGHDFFMINNGSTRRYHRLAEVETGAEGTPIISIFRAQTLPMPLRVRMMERHPLGSQAFIPMRGKPFLILVAPPGDDLTSSRLRAFYSDGTQGVNYRPGVWHHPILALTDQDEFLVVDRAGPGNNCDEFFFDDSEEIMLNPEL comes from the coding sequence ATGCTGAAGTTAAAGATTGAAACGCTGAGCAAGGAGGCCTTTGCCCCCTTCGGAGACCTGATCGCCAGCGAGGGTCATGACTTTTTCATGATCAATAATGGCTCCACACGCCGCTACCACCGTCTGGCCGAGGTGGAAACCGGCGCTGAAGGCACCCCGATCATCAGCATTTTCCGGGCCCAGACACTCCCCATGCCCCTGCGGGTGCGCATGATGGAGCGCCACCCCCTGGGCAGCCAGGCCTTTATTCCGATGCGTGGCAAGCCGTTCCTGATTCTGGTGGCGCCGCCGGGGGATGATCTGACATCATCCCGGCTGCGCGCCTTTTACAGCGACGGCACCCAGGGCGTGAATTATCGGCCCGGCGTCTGGCACCACCCGATTCTGGCACTGACTGATCAGGACGAGTTCCTGGTGGTCGACCGTGCCGGGCCCGGCAACAACTGTGACGAATTTTTCTTCGACGACAGCGAAGAAATCATGCTCAACCCTGAGCTTTGA